From a single Sorghum bicolor cultivar BTx623 chromosome 5, Sorghum_bicolor_NCBIv3, whole genome shotgun sequence genomic region:
- the LOC8073617 gene encoding abscisic stress-ripening protein 2, which produces MSEEKHHHFFHHHKKDGEEQPTGEYGYSETVAAEVVTTGEDEYEKYKKEEKEHKHKQHLGEAGAIAAGAFALYEKHEAKKDPEHAHRHKITEEVAAAAAVGAGGYAFHEHHEKKKDHKDADEASGEKKHHHLFG; this is translated from the exons ATGTCGGAGGAGAAGCACCACCACTTCTTCCACCACCACAAGAAGGACGGCGAGGAGCAGCCCACCGGCGAGTACGGGTACTCCGAGACGGTGGCCGCCGAGGTGGTGACCACCGGCGAGGACGAGTACGAGAAGTACAAGAAGGAGGAGAAGGAGCACAAGCACAAGCAGCACCTCGGCGAGGCCGGCGCCATCGCCGCCGGCGCCTTCGCACtt TACGAGAAGCACGAGGCGAAGAAGGACCCCGAGCACGCGCACAGGCACAAGATCACGGAGgaggtcgcggcggcggcggcggtgggcgCCGGCGGCTACGCCTTCCACGAGCACCACGAGAAGAAGAAGGACCACAAGGACGCCGACGAGGCCAGCGGCGAGAAGAAGCACCACCACCTCTTCGGCTGA